The proteins below come from a single Kitasatospora sp. NBC_00315 genomic window:
- a CDS encoding enoyl-CoA hydratase/isomerase family protein, which translates to MTPEVQLRRDGRAGHIVLDRPRALNALTHGMITAVREALDAWAADDTVATVVLTGAGGRGLCAGADIRAIHDDARSGGAGARAFFRDEYRLNALIARYPKPYVAVMDGITMGGGVGLSAHGGVRVVTERSAVAMPETRIGLVPDVGGSLLLARAPGELGTHLGLTAASMDAGDALLCGFADHFVPAGRLAGFTGALAVLDPAEAVGGFAEPAPPAALAAQRGWIDACYAADTVEEILDRLLDCGVPEAKEAAEQITAKSPTAVKVTLAALRRARLLGSLEAVLGQEYRVSCAALDSHDLVEGIRAQVVDKDRDPHWAPATLAEVTEADVARYFAPRGDDEL; encoded by the coding sequence ATGACCCCAGAGGTACAGCTGCGCAGGGACGGCCGGGCGGGACACATCGTGCTGGACCGCCCGCGCGCGCTCAACGCGCTGACCCACGGCATGATCACCGCCGTACGCGAGGCGCTGGACGCCTGGGCGGCCGACGACACCGTGGCCACCGTCGTGCTCACCGGCGCGGGCGGGCGCGGGCTCTGCGCCGGGGCCGACATCCGGGCGATCCACGACGACGCAAGATCCGGCGGGGCGGGCGCGCGGGCCTTCTTCCGGGACGAGTACCGGCTGAACGCGCTGATCGCGCGCTACCCCAAGCCGTACGTCGCGGTGATGGACGGCATCACCATGGGCGGCGGGGTCGGGCTCTCCGCGCACGGCGGCGTGCGGGTCGTCACCGAACGCTCCGCGGTGGCGATGCCGGAGACCAGGATCGGGCTCGTCCCGGACGTCGGCGGCAGCCTGCTGCTGGCCCGCGCGCCGGGCGAACTCGGCACCCACCTGGGCCTGACGGCCGCCTCGATGGACGCCGGGGACGCGCTGCTCTGCGGGTTCGCCGACCACTTCGTGCCGGCCGGACGGCTGGCCGGGTTCACCGGCGCCCTGGCCGTCCTGGACCCGGCCGAGGCGGTCGGCGGGTTCGCGGAGCCCGCGCCGCCGGCGGCCCTGGCCGCACAGCGCGGATGGATCGACGCCTGCTACGCCGCCGACACCGTCGAGGAGATCCTCGATCGGCTGCTCGACTGCGGCGTCCCGGAGGCCAAGGAGGCGGCCGAGCAGATCACCGCGAAGTCGCCGACCGCCGTGAAGGTCACCCTGGCGGCGCTGCGCCGGGCCCGGCTGCTCGGCTCCCTGGAGGCCGTGCTCGGCCAGGAGTACCGCGTCTCCTGCGCGGCGCTGGACTCCCACGACCTGGTGGAGGGCATCCGTGCCCAGGTGGTCGACAAGGACCGCGACCCGCACTGGGCCCCGGCGACTCTGGCCGAGGTCACCGAGGCCGACGTCGCCCGCTACTTCGCGCCCCGGGGCGACGACGAGCTCTGA
- a CDS encoding enoyl-CoA hydratase, with translation MTDTTSTGYDTLYETILVERRDRVGLITLNRPKALNALNTELMNEVVAAATAFDRDPGIGALVVTGSEKAFAAGADIKEMQGNSFPDVYLDDWLGPWDRLAQLRKPVIAAVAGFALGGGCELAMLCDILLAADTAKFGQPEIKLGVIPGIGGSQRLTRAVGKAKAMELCLTGRMMGAEEAERAGLVSRIVPAADLLTEALATARTVAAMSAPAAIMMKESVNRAFETTLAEGVRFERRLFHATFATADQKEGMAAFAEKRSPEFGHR, from the coding sequence ATGACCGACACCACGTCGACCGGGTACGACACGCTCTACGAGACCATCCTCGTCGAACGCAGGGACCGGGTCGGCCTGATCACCCTCAACCGGCCGAAGGCGCTCAACGCGCTGAACACCGAGCTGATGAACGAGGTGGTGGCCGCCGCCACGGCCTTCGACCGCGATCCGGGGATCGGAGCGCTGGTCGTCACCGGCTCCGAGAAGGCCTTCGCGGCCGGCGCGGACATCAAGGAGATGCAGGGCAACTCGTTCCCGGACGTCTACCTCGACGACTGGCTCGGCCCGTGGGACCGCCTCGCACAGCTGCGCAAGCCGGTCATCGCGGCCGTCGCCGGCTTCGCCCTGGGCGGCGGCTGCGAGCTGGCGATGCTCTGCGACATCCTGCTGGCGGCGGACACCGCGAAGTTCGGCCAGCCCGAGATCAAGCTCGGGGTCATCCCGGGGATCGGCGGCTCCCAGCGGCTCACCCGCGCGGTCGGCAAGGCCAAGGCGATGGAGCTCTGTCTGACCGGGCGGATGATGGGTGCCGAGGAGGCCGAGCGGGCCGGCCTGGTCTCCCGGATCGTCCCGGCGGCGGATCTGCTCACGGAGGCGCTCGCCACCGCGCGGACCGTCGCCGCGATGTCCGCCCCGGCCGCGATCATGATGAAGGAGAGCGTCAACCGGGCCTTCGAGACCACCCTCGCCGAGGGAGTCCGCTTCGAACGCCGGCTGTTCCACGCCACGTTCGCGACGGCCGACCAGAAGGAGGGCATGGCCGCCTTCGCCGAGAAGCGGTCGCCGGAGTTCGGGCACCGCTGA
- a CDS encoding NAD-binding protein: MTHEGSGAPPVEPLRHHYIVCGGNALAHRLILELVEHYDVPVIALVPDRARDHAPRIERLAGVAAVVEYSSVTEEALRAASVQTARGIALVEGSDQENIHAALSAQGHNPDIRIVLRMFNQRLGENIESLLRNATALSGSATAAPAFANAALARPNSVRVGDRFLHVAYDDDIDAGQVCVVADRIDRQDLGRLRLLPDPGAASAGFIELARRFGGDGPIRPGAAGGERGPDAPDAQGEGVAALQALPSEPAVRIPWARRLRWRLLDTLRYVTSVRLRVVLLTALAAVLASFGVLWYVNRDVGWTLYLGLLDLAGAAQPDQQDGSGGTWQRVAQVVITFCGITFVPVATAVIVEVLASGRRGQARGPGAGTRDHVIVVGLGNVGTRVASLVHELGVPVVCVENDPQARGIAAVRTLGIPVVVGDAPLETQLRRARVHRSRAVVAVTTNDAANLEAALEARAVKPEVRVVVRLFDDNFAHHVYATLDNAASRSVSYLSAPAFAAALMGREVLGTLSVFRHVLLIAELRADEGTGLVGMNQHDIEDPGGVRVIAVRLARRPGEHLWNYADRTRRLLPGDRVVVAATRSGLARLNTPVESPA, from the coding sequence ATGACGCATGAAGGGTCGGGGGCCCCTCCCGTCGAGCCGCTCCGCCACCACTACATCGTGTGCGGCGGCAACGCGCTGGCCCACCGGCTGATCCTGGAGCTGGTCGAGCACTACGACGTCCCGGTGATCGCCCTGGTGCCCGACCGTGCCAGGGATCACGCCCCGAGGATCGAACGGCTCGCCGGCGTCGCGGCCGTGGTCGAGTACAGCAGCGTGACCGAGGAGGCGCTGCGGGCCGCCTCGGTGCAGACCGCCCGCGGGATCGCGCTGGTCGAGGGCAGCGACCAGGAGAACATCCACGCCGCCCTGAGCGCCCAGGGCCACAACCCGGACATCCGGATCGTGCTGCGGATGTTCAACCAGCGCCTCGGCGAGAACATCGAGAGCCTGCTGCGCAACGCCACCGCGCTCTCCGGCTCCGCCACCGCGGCCCCCGCCTTCGCGAACGCGGCGCTCGCCCGGCCCAACTCCGTCCGGGTCGGGGATCGCTTCCTGCACGTCGCGTACGACGACGACATCGACGCCGGCCAGGTCTGCGTGGTCGCCGACCGGATCGACCGGCAGGATCTCGGGCGGCTGCGCCTGCTGCCCGATCCCGGCGCGGCCTCCGCCGGATTCATCGAGCTGGCCCGGCGGTTCGGCGGTGACGGTCCGATCCGGCCCGGCGCCGCCGGCGGCGAGCGAGGGCCGGACGCTCCCGACGCGCAGGGTGAGGGCGTCGCCGCCCTGCAGGCCCTGCCGAGCGAGCCGGCCGTCCGGATCCCCTGGGCCCGCCGGCTGCGCTGGCGGCTGCTCGACACCCTGCGCTACGTCACCAGCGTCAGGCTGCGCGTGGTGCTGCTCACCGCGCTGGCCGCCGTGCTGGCCTCCTTCGGAGTGCTCTGGTACGTCAACCGGGATGTCGGCTGGACGCTCTACCTGGGCCTGCTCGACCTCGCCGGCGCCGCCCAGCCCGACCAGCAGGACGGCTCCGGCGGGACGTGGCAGCGGGTCGCCCAGGTGGTGATCACGTTCTGCGGGATCACCTTCGTGCCGGTGGCGACCGCCGTGATCGTGGAGGTGCTGGCCTCGGGGCGGCGCGGTCAGGCCCGCGGCCCGGGCGCCGGCACCCGGGACCACGTCATCGTGGTGGGCCTCGGCAACGTCGGGACCCGGGTGGCGTCCCTGGTGCACGAGCTGGGCGTCCCGGTGGTCTGCGTCGAGAACGACCCCCAGGCCCGGGGCATCGCGGCGGTCCGCACGCTGGGCATCCCGGTGGTGGTCGGCGACGCGCCGCTGGAGACCCAGCTGCGGCGCGCCCGGGTGCACCGCAGCCGCGCCGTGGTCGCCGTCACGACCAACGACGCGGCCAATCTGGAGGCGGCACTGGAGGCGCGCGCGGTCAAGCCCGAGGTCCGCGTCGTCGTGCGCCTGTTCGACGACAACTTCGCCCACCACGTCTACGCGACACTGGACAACGCCGCCTCGCGCTCGGTCTCCTACCTCTCCGCGCCCGCCTTCGCCGCCGCCCTGATGGGACGCGAGGTGCTCGGCACCCTCTCGGTCTTCCGGCACGTGCTGCTGATCGCCGAGCTGCGGGCCGACGAGGGGACGGGCCTGGTCGGCATGAACCAGCACGACATCGAGGACCCGGGGGGCGTGCGGGTGATCGCGGTCCGTCTGGCGCGCCGCCCAGGGGAGCACCTGTGGAACTACGCGGACCGCACCCGCCGGCTGCTCCCGGGCGACCGGGTGGTGGTCGCCGCCACCCGCAGCGGACTGGCCCGGCTGAACACGCCGGTGGAGAGCCCGGCCTGA
- a CDS encoding alpha-ketoglutarate-dependent dioxygenase AlkB yields MNPRFEETQFPIFEQGPAGRTEIAPGAVHVPGWLGPEERRELVAACRGWATGPVPIRRTRLPRGGVMSVRTVCVGWHWQPYRYTRVAEDVNGAAVAAFPDWMVALGRRALAAAYGDEAAAADYTPDTALINFYDGEATLGMHQDKDERSAAPVVSLSIGDTCVFRFGNTENRNRPWTDVELASGDLFVFGGPSRFAYHGVPRVRPGTGDPATGLATGRLNITMRVTGLPG; encoded by the coding sequence ATGAACCCGCGGTTCGAGGAGACGCAGTTCCCCATCTTCGAGCAGGGCCCGGCCGGCCGGACCGAGATCGCGCCGGGCGCGGTGCACGTGCCGGGCTGGCTCGGCCCCGAGGAGCGGCGCGAGCTGGTGGCGGCCTGCCGGGGCTGGGCCACCGGCCCGGTGCCGATCCGCCGGACCCGACTGCCACGCGGGGGCGTGATGTCCGTCCGGACGGTGTGCGTCGGCTGGCACTGGCAGCCGTACCGGTACACCCGCGTCGCCGAGGACGTGAACGGCGCGGCCGTCGCCGCCTTTCCGGACTGGATGGTCGCGCTCGGCCGCCGCGCGCTGGCCGCGGCCTACGGGGACGAGGCGGCCGCGGCCGACTACACCCCCGACACCGCGCTGATCAACTTCTACGACGGCGAGGCCACCCTGGGCATGCACCAGGACAAGGACGAGCGCTCCGCGGCCCCGGTGGTCTCGCTGAGCATCGGGGACACCTGCGTGTTCCGCTTCGGCAACACCGAGAACCGCAACCGGCCCTGGACGGACGTGGAGTTGGCCTCCGGCGACCTGTTCGTCTTCGGCGGACCGTCCCGCTTCGCCTACCACGGCGTCCCGCGGGTCCGCCCGGGCACCGGCGACCCGGCCACCGGCCTGGCGACCGGCCGGCTCAACATCACCATGCGGGTCACCGGCCTGCCGGGCTGA
- a CDS encoding CoA transferase gives MTQQQDAATAQAWTALGGPGALLERVSFHGPAGLPARLPVRELARATVAACSLAAAELSAARGGGSGRGVPAVRIDEGAVATAFVSERHLRIDGRPLTTFAPLSGFWRTADGWVRTHANYPHHRARLLAALGLPDDGGGAGDAQAVRALAGILRESAAEQVQERAFAAGALAVAVAPPAAGPAGHPLVESVRVGAGVARPLPPAALPCSGVRILDLTRVIAGPVATRTLALLGADVLRIDPPRLPESPDAHADTGFGKRSARLDLAAADDRAVFEALLATADVVVTGYRPGALDLLGLGPEALLERRPGLVVAQLDAWGRIGPWAGRRGFDSLVQAGRGIAVVEAGPDGRPGVLPAQALDHGTGYLLAAAVQRALTDRAQDGCGRRLRLSLAGTADWLLHGLRPAAADPHDPADVPDPAPRLAESDSPLGRLRHAVSPVGYDGAPAGWARPPGHWGTDAPVWL, from the coding sequence ATGACGCAGCAGCAGGACGCCGCCACCGCACAGGCCTGGACCGCCCTCGGCGGCCCGGGAGCCCTCCTTGAACGGGTCTCCTTCCACGGCCCGGCGGGCCTGCCGGCGCGACTGCCGGTCCGCGAGCTGGCGCGGGCCACCGTCGCGGCCTGCTCGCTCGCGGCCGCCGAACTGTCCGCCGCGCGTGGCGGCGGGAGCGGGCGCGGCGTGCCCGCCGTCCGGATCGACGAGGGCGCGGTGGCGACGGCCTTCGTCAGCGAGCGCCACCTGCGGATCGACGGGCGGCCGCTGACCACCTTCGCCCCGCTGTCCGGGTTCTGGCGGACCGCCGACGGCTGGGTCCGCACCCACGCCAACTACCCGCACCACCGGGCCCGGCTGCTCGCCGCCCTCGGCCTGCCCGACGACGGCGGCGGAGCCGGCGACGCGCAGGCCGTCCGGGCACTCGCGGGCATCCTGCGGGAGTCGGCTGCCGAGCAGGTACAGGAGCGCGCGTTCGCGGCCGGCGCCCTCGCCGTCGCGGTCGCGCCCCCGGCGGCCGGGCCGGCCGGGCACCCGCTGGTCGAGTCCGTCCGGGTCGGCGCAGGCGTGGCCCGACCGCTCCCGCCGGCCGCGCTGCCGTGCTCCGGGGTCAGGATCCTGGACCTCACCCGGGTGATCGCGGGACCGGTGGCGACCCGGACCCTCGCCCTGCTCGGCGCCGACGTGCTGAGGATCGACCCGCCCCGCCTGCCGGAGTCCCCGGACGCGCACGCCGACACCGGTTTCGGCAAGCGGTCGGCCCGGCTGGATCTCGCCGCCGCCGACGACCGGGCCGTCTTCGAGGCCCTGCTCGCCACGGCCGACGTGGTCGTCACCGGCTACCGCCCCGGCGCCCTGGACCTGCTCGGGCTCGGCCCGGAGGCCCTGCTGGAGCGCCGCCCCGGCCTGGTGGTCGCCCAACTGGACGCCTGGGGCCGGATCGGTCCCTGGGCCGGCCGGCGCGGCTTCGACAGCCTGGTGCAGGCGGGCCGGGGCATCGCCGTGGTCGAGGCGGGCCCGGACGGCCGCCCCGGTGTCCTGCCCGCCCAGGCGCTCGACCACGGGACCGGCTACCTGTTGGCCGCCGCCGTCCAGCGCGCCCTGACCGACCGGGCGCAGGACGGCTGCGGACGGCGGCTGCGGCTCTCCCTCGCCGGCACCGCGGACTGGCTGCTGCACGGCCTGCGCCCGGCGGCGGCCGACCCGCACGACCCGGCCGACGTGCCCGACCCGGCGCCCCGGCTGGCCGAGAGCGACTCCCCGCTGGGCCGGCTGCGGCACGCCGTCTCCCCGGTCGGCTACGACGGCGCTCCCGCCGGCTGGGCCCGCCCGCCGGGTCACTGGGGCACCGACGCACCGGTGTGGCTCTGA
- a CDS encoding ScbR family autoregulator-binding transcription factor, which translates to MARQERAIRTRRLILEAAGAIFAERGYEGASLADVYARAGLTKGAFYFHFDSKQHLAQAVLEAQIGQGRYPVVPRTLKLQELVDAGLVFAHLLGQDTMLQGSVRLSLEPGTHGLDRQGPFRDWIERCRATLAEARDRGELYPHVEPGQTAELFVGAFSGVQVLSKVMADHADLEYRVIALMTHLFPAVAVPGALARLDMTPGRGARVLDEAGARVLDEAGARVLDEAGARVLDEAGARVLDEAGARVLDAGPGGGTDPGPTAAAGAR; encoded by the coding sequence ATGGCGCGCCAGGAGCGTGCGATCAGGACCCGCCGCCTCATTCTGGAGGCGGCCGGCGCGATCTTCGCGGAACGCGGCTACGAGGGCGCCAGCCTCGCCGACGTGTACGCGCGGGCCGGGCTGACCAAGGGCGCGTTCTACTTCCACTTCGACTCCAAGCAGCACCTGGCGCAGGCCGTCCTGGAGGCGCAGATCGGGCAGGGCCGCTACCCCGTCGTTCCGCGGACGCTGAAACTGCAGGAACTCGTGGACGCCGGGCTGGTGTTCGCGCACCTGCTCGGCCAGGACACGATGCTGCAGGGCAGCGTCCGGCTCTCGCTGGAGCCGGGCACTCACGGGCTGGACCGGCAGGGGCCCTTCCGCGACTGGATCGAGCGCTGCCGGGCGACCCTCGCCGAGGCCCGTGACCGCGGGGAGCTGTACCCGCACGTCGAACCGGGCCAGACCGCCGAGCTCTTCGTCGGGGCCTTCTCCGGCGTCCAGGTGCTGTCGAAGGTGATGGCGGACCACGCGGACCTGGAGTACCGCGTCATCGCGCTCATGACGCATCTGTTCCCCGCCGTCGCCGTCCCCGGGGCGCTCGCCCGGCTGGATATGACGCCGGGTCGCGGCGCCCGGGTGCTGGACGAGGCGGGTGCCCGGGTGCTGGACGAGGCCGGCGCCCGGGTGCTGGACGAGGCGGGTGCCCGGGTGCTGGACGAGGCCGGCGCCCGGGTGCTGGACGAGGCCGGCGCCCGGGTGCTGGACGCGGGCCCCGGTGGAGGGACGGATCCCGGGCCGACGGCGGCCGCCGGCGCCCGCTGA